In one Sphingobium sp. MI1205 genomic region, the following are encoded:
- the trpC gene encoding indole-3-glycerol phosphate synthase TrpC, producing MTNKLIEICDTKREEVARRKAAITVSSLHARAAEQTPPRGFRQALDSAARSGFGLIAEIKKASPSKGLIRENFDPPAHAQAYAAAGAACLSVLTDEPYFQGHDDYLMAARSACPLPVLRKDFMVDPWQVLESRSLGADAILIIVAALDDGQMAEIEDAALGLGMDALVEVHDASELERALKLRSRLIGVNNRDLRDFSVDFARTYELVGQAPEGCTFVAESGLGSHADLVAMSDHGVRCFLVGESLMRQPDVEAATRALLTGK from the coding sequence ATGACCAACAAGCTCATCGAAATCTGCGACACGAAGCGGGAGGAGGTAGCGCGCCGCAAGGCGGCGATCACCGTATCCAGCCTTCACGCGCGCGCCGCTGAACAGACGCCGCCGCGTGGCTTCCGCCAGGCGCTGGACAGCGCCGCCCGCTCAGGCTTCGGCCTCATCGCGGAAATCAAGAAGGCGAGCCCGTCCAAGGGGCTTATCCGGGAAAATTTCGACCCGCCTGCCCATGCGCAGGCCTATGCAGCAGCAGGCGCGGCATGCCTGTCGGTCCTGACCGACGAGCCCTATTTTCAGGGGCATGACGATTATTTGATGGCCGCCCGCTCTGCCTGCCCGCTGCCCGTGCTGCGCAAGGATTTCATGGTCGATCCGTGGCAGGTCCTGGAAAGCCGCTCGCTGGGCGCGGACGCCATCCTCATCATCGTTGCCGCCCTGGACGACGGCCAGATGGCGGAGATAGAGGACGCAGCGCTGGGCTTGGGCATGGACGCCCTTGTCGAAGTGCATGACGCCAGCGAACTTGAGCGCGCACTCAAGCTGCGCTCGCGCCTCATCGGCGTCAACAATCGCGACCTGCGTGACTTCAGCGTCGATTTCGCCCGCACTTACGAACTGGTGGGCCAAGCCCCGGAAGGCTGCACCTTCGTTGCCGAAAGCGGGCTTGGCAGCCATGCCGATCTGGTCGCCATGTCGGATCATGGTGTCCGCTGTTTCCTGGTCGGCGAAAGCCTGATGCGCCAGCCCGATGTCGAAGCCGCGACCCGCGCGCTTCTTACCGGCAAATGA
- the moaC gene encoding cyclic pyranopterin monophosphate synthase MoaC: MTNLTHLDEDGSARMVDVSAKAVTSREAIATGHIAMSAEAAAAIAQGLVKKGDVLAVARVAAIMAAKRTADLIPLCHPIALSSVSIDFDLEPAGVTATATARTAGQTGVEMEALTATSVALLTIYDMAKALDKGMTIGGVRLLAKSGGKSGDWRAA; this comes from the coding sequence ATGACCAATCTCACCCATCTTGACGAGGACGGCTCGGCCCGCATGGTTGATGTCTCGGCCAAGGCAGTGACGAGCCGGGAAGCGATCGCCACCGGCCATATCGCGATGAGTGCAGAAGCCGCCGCCGCCATCGCGCAAGGCCTGGTTAAAAAGGGAGACGTCCTCGCGGTCGCTCGTGTCGCGGCGATCATGGCCGCCAAGCGCACCGCCGACCTCATTCCCCTTTGTCATCCCATCGCGCTTAGCTCCGTCAGCATAGACTTCGACCTTGAACCCGCTGGCGTCACCGCAACCGCGACCGCCAGAACCGCCGGACAGACGGGTGTGGAGATGGAGGCACTCACCGCCACATCAGTTGCGCTCCTCACCATTTACGACATGGCCAAGGCGCTGGATAAGGGCATGACCATCGGCGGCGTTCGGCTGCTCGCCAAGTCGGGGGGCAAGTCGGGCGACTGGCGCGCGGCATGA
- a CDS encoding molybdopterin molybdotransferase MoeA, translated as MSLLPVAEAQTRLLALGGRLAAQDAPVSACAGRWLARDIHALRDQPWADLSAMDGYAIRAGEWPGPWRVTAESSAGGGLPLPLAPGESARIFTGAPLPPCADTVLIQEDADLVEGLLHPRGPALSIGRNVRPAASDFQKGQPLLAAGAALGPAQVALAVLGGHGSLPVGARPRVALISTGNELVPPGAPTPPGRLPSSNAPMLGAMLGSLGCDILNIGIVPDDLDLMIQALEQASQADIIVSTGGASVGDHDLVRPAFAAAGGNLDFWKIRMRPGKPLMAGKLRDAIFLGLPGNPVSAFVTATLFLLPLVRHMAGAADPLPRIASATLAASLPATGERDDYLRAFHTNDGLIAVISQDSAATAAMARADSLIVRAAGSAPAAAGDQVTVIPLHA; from the coding sequence ATGAGCCTGCTCCCGGTCGCCGAGGCACAGACGCGCCTGCTCGCGCTCGGCGGCCGACTTGCCGCCCAGGACGCGCCCGTCTCCGCCTGCGCAGGCCGCTGGCTCGCCCGCGATATCCACGCACTGCGCGATCAGCCCTGGGCCGACCTTTCCGCCATGGACGGCTACGCCATCCGCGCCGGTGAATGGCCCGGCCCCTGGCGCGTCACAGCCGAAAGCTCGGCGGGCGGCGGCCTCCCCCTGCCCCTGGCTCCTGGCGAAAGCGCCCGCATCTTCACGGGCGCGCCATTGCCGCCTTGCGCCGACACCGTGCTTATCCAGGAGGATGCCGACCTTGTGGAGGGCCTTCTCCATCCACGCGGCCCCGCCTTGTCGATCGGACGCAATGTCCGGCCAGCAGCCTCCGACTTTCAAAAGGGCCAGCCGCTTCTGGCCGCAGGCGCTGCTTTGGGCCCGGCGCAGGTAGCACTTGCCGTTCTGGGCGGTCACGGCAGCCTACCGGTGGGCGCCCGCCCTCGCGTGGCGCTGATCTCCACCGGCAATGAACTTGTGCCCCCGGGCGCCCCGACGCCACCCGGCCGCCTGCCTTCATCAAACGCGCCCATGCTTGGTGCGATGCTGGGTAGCTTGGGCTGCGACATTCTCAACATCGGCATCGTGCCTGACGATCTCGATCTGATGATCCAGGCTCTGGAGCAGGCCAGTCAGGCGGACATCATCGTCTCCACTGGTGGCGCATCGGTGGGCGATCATGATCTGGTTCGCCCCGCCTTCGCCGCCGCCGGAGGTAATCTCGATTTCTGGAAGATCCGCATGCGTCCGGGAAAGCCGCTGATGGCGGGGAAGCTGCGCGACGCCATTTTCCTCGGACTGCCCGGCAATCCAGTCTCCGCCTTCGTGACGGCGACCCTGTTTCTGCTACCCCTCGTCCGGCACATGGCGGGGGCGGCCGATCCACTGCCGCGCATCGCCAGCGCGACTTTGGCCGCGTCTCTGCCCGCTACCGGCGAGCGCGATGATTATCTCCGCGCCTTCCACACGAACGATGGGTTAATTGCGGTCATTTCGCAGGACAGCGCTGCGACCGCCGCCATGGCCCGGGCGGACAGCCTCATCGTGCGCGCCGCAGGCTCTGCTCCAGCGGCGGCTGGCGACCAGGTGACTGTCATTCCACTTCACGCATGA
- the lexA gene encoding transcriptional repressor LexA: MLTPKQQELLSFIQNRLEEGGVSPSFEEMKEALDLRSKSGIHRLINALEERGFIRRLPNRARALEVLKLPEAMHRAPKVVAQPKPQLVTRPPIAANDVIEIPLHGRIAAGVPIEAMEGQNMLSVPAALLGAGDHYALEVSGDSMIEAGILDGDFALIQKTEVAREGQIVVALIEDSEATLKYFHREGQKVRLDPANSAYEPQIYDTRQVRIQGKLAGLLRRYN, from the coding sequence ATGCTGACGCCCAAGCAACAGGAATTGCTCAGCTTCATTCAAAACAGGCTGGAGGAAGGTGGCGTTTCACCATCTTTCGAGGAGATGAAGGAGGCGCTCGACCTGCGGTCCAAGTCCGGCATCCACCGGCTGATCAACGCACTGGAGGAACGCGGCTTTATTCGTCGCCTGCCTAATCGCGCGCGAGCGCTGGAGGTGCTGAAGCTGCCCGAAGCGATGCATCGTGCGCCCAAGGTCGTTGCCCAGCCAAAACCGCAGTTGGTCACAAGGCCGCCGATCGCCGCGAATGACGTGATTGAAATCCCGCTTCACGGCAGGATCGCAGCCGGCGTTCCGATAGAGGCGATGGAGGGACAGAATATGTTGTCCGTCCCCGCCGCACTGCTGGGCGCTGGCGATCATTATGCCCTCGAAGTCTCGGGCGACTCCATGATTGAGGCGGGTATTCTGGATGGCGACTTCGCCCTGATCCAAAAGACCGAGGTCGCGCGCGAAGGACAGATCGTCGTGGCCTTGATTGAGGATAGCGAAGCCACGCTCAAATATTTCCATCGAGAAGGGCAGAAGGTTCGGCTCGATCCAGCCAACAGCGCCTACGAGCCGCAAATCTATGACACGCGGCAAGTGCGCATTCAGGGCAAGCTGGCGGGATTGCTGCGCCGCTACAACTGA